A single region of the Rhodospirillales bacterium genome encodes:
- the gatA gene encoding Asp-tRNA(Asn)/Glu-tRNA(Gln) amidotransferase subunit GatA: MTNAGGLRDLTIAEAGGGLAAGAFSSEELVRAHLDAMAEARDLNAFITETPELALSRARASDDRRAAGAAFDPMDGIPIVVKDLFCTDGVLTTAASHILDGFVPPYESTVSARLRDAGAVMLGKTNLDEFAMGSSNTTSFYGPVRNPWGPKDGKDLVPGGSSGGSAAAVAARLALAAIGTDTGGSIRQPASFCGIVGIKPTYGRCSRWGIVAFASSLDQAGPMARTVRDAAIMLGVMAGHDGKDSTSAPLPVPDFAAALTGDVRGLRIGIPREYRLDDMPAEIDDLWRQGMRWLEDAGARTVEVTLPHTRYALPTYYIIAPAEASSNLARYDGVRYGLRIPGETLDEMYENTRGEGFGAEVRRRVLIGTYVLSAGYYDAYYLKAQRVRSLIARDFKQAFQKADVILTPTAPSDAFAIGDKTDDPITMYLNDVFTVPSSLAGLPAISVPAGLSVRGLPLGLQLIGRPFDEETVLRSAEVLEQAAAFDARPPGGAC, translated from the coding sequence ATGACCAATGCCGGCGGCCTCAGGGACCTGACCATCGCGGAAGCCGGCGGAGGGCTTGCCGCCGGCGCGTTTTCGTCGGAAGAGTTGGTGCGGGCGCATCTCGACGCGATGGCCGAGGCGCGGGATCTCAACGCTTTCATAACGGAAACCCCGGAACTGGCGCTCTCGCGGGCGCGGGCATCGGACGATCGCCGTGCCGCCGGTGCGGCGTTCGACCCCATGGACGGCATCCCCATCGTCGTCAAGGACCTGTTCTGCACCGACGGCGTGCTGACGACGGCCGCCTCGCACATCCTCGACGGCTTCGTCCCGCCTTACGAATCCACGGTCTCCGCCAGGCTCCGCGACGCCGGTGCAGTGATGCTCGGCAAGACCAACCTGGACGAGTTCGCCATGGGCTCCTCCAACACCACCAGCTTCTACGGGCCGGTGCGCAACCCTTGGGGGCCGAAGGACGGCAAGGATCTGGTGCCGGGCGGCTCTTCCGGCGGATCGGCGGCGGCCGTCGCGGCCCGCCTGGCGCTCGCCGCCATCGGCACCGACACCGGCGGCTCGATCCGCCAGCCGGCGTCGTTCTGCGGCATCGTCGGCATCAAGCCGACCTACGGGCGCTGCTCGCGCTGGGGCATCGTCGCCTTCGCCTCCTCGCTCGACCAGGCGGGGCCGATGGCCCGCACCGTCCGCGACGCGGCGATCATGCTGGGCGTCATGGCCGGCCACGACGGCAAGGACTCTACGTCGGCGCCGCTGCCGGTGCCGGATTTCGCGGCGGCGCTGACCGGGGACGTCCGGGGGCTGCGCATAGGCATCCCACGGGAGTACCGCCTCGACGACATGCCGGCGGAAATCGACGACCTGTGGCGGCAGGGTATGCGGTGGCTGGAAGACGCCGGCGCGCGCACCGTCGAGGTGACGCTTCCCCACACCCGTTACGCGCTGCCGACGTACTACATCATCGCCCCGGCCGAGGCGTCCTCGAACCTCGCACGCTATGATGGGGTGCGCTACGGTTTGCGCATCCCCGGCGAGACGCTGGACGAGATGTACGAGAACACCCGCGGCGAAGGGTTCGGCGCCGAGGTGCGGCGGCGGGTGCTGATCGGCACCTATGTGCTGTCGGCCGGCTACTACGACGCCTACTACCTCAAGGCGCAGCGGGTGCGGAGCCTGATCGCCCGCGACTTCAAGCAGGCGTTCCAAAAGGCCGACGTCATCCTGACCCCCACCGCGCCGTCCGACGCGTTCGCCATCGGCGACAAGACCGACGATCCCATCACCATGTATCTGAACGACGTGTTCACGGTGCCGTCGAGCCTCGCCGGCCTCCCCGCCATATCCGTCCCTGCCGGGCTGTCCGTGCGCGGCTTGCCGCTCGGCCTCCAACTCATCGGCCGGCCGTTCGACGAAGAAACCGTGCTCCGCAGCGCCGAAGTGCTGGAACAGGCCGCCGCATTCGATGCAAGGCCGCCGGGAGGCGCGTGTTGA
- a CDS encoding aspartate carbamoyltransferase catalytic subunit → MTDGDSLSPFPHRHLLGIEGLTPPEITLLLDRSERFVERNRQVGEKPAELRGRTIICLFFEASTRTRTSFELAGKRLGADVITMSVSASSVRKGETVLDTAMTLNAMHPDALVVRHPESGAVKLLSEKVTCAVINGGDGSHEHPTQALLDALTIRRRVGRLENLDVAICGDIQHSRVARSNIHLLSIMGARVRLVAPRTLIPAEVERLGVGVYHDMHEGLAGCDIIMMLRLQTERMNANFFPSKREYFHFYGLDYEKLSRANPEALIMHPGPMNRGVEIDSVVADDFSRSVIYEQVEMGVAVRMACLELMAGSGAQAAGRNI, encoded by the coding sequence ATGACCGACGGCGACAGCCTTTCCCCCTTTCCCCACCGCCACCTGCTCGGAATCGAAGGCCTCACCCCGCCGGAGATCACGCTGCTGCTCGACCGCTCCGAGCGCTTCGTCGAGCGCAACCGGCAGGTCGGCGAGAAGCCGGCCGAGCTGCGCGGGCGGACCATCATATGCCTGTTCTTCGAAGCCTCGACCCGCACCCGCACATCCTTCGAACTAGCGGGCAAGCGCCTCGGCGCCGATGTCATCACCATGTCGGTCTCGGCCAGTTCCGTCCGCAAGGGCGAGACCGTGCTTGACACCGCCATGACCCTGAACGCCATGCACCCGGATGCGCTGGTGGTCCGCCATCCCGAATCCGGAGCGGTCAAGCTGTTGTCGGAAAAAGTCACCTGCGCGGTGATCAACGGCGGCGACGGCAGTCACGAGCATCCGACCCAAGCGCTGTTGGACGCGCTGACCATCCGCCGCCGCGTCGGCCGGTTGGAGAACCTGGATGTCGCCATCTGCGGCGACATCCAGCACTCGCGCGTGGCGCGCTCCAACATCCATCTCCTGTCGATCATGGGCGCCCGGGTGCGCCTCGTCGCGCCGCGCACCTTGATCCCGGCGGAGGTGGAGCGGCTCGGGGTCGGTGTCTACCACGACATGCACGAGGGGCTGGCCGGCTGCGATATCATTATGATGCTGCGCCTGCAGACCGAGCGCATGAACGCCAACTTCTTTCCGTCGAAGCGCGAGTACTTCCACTTCTACGGCCTTGATTACGAGAAGCTGTCACGCGCCAACCCGGAGGCGCTGATCATGCACCCGGGGCCGATGAACCGCGGCGTGGAGATCGATTCCGTGGTCGCCGACGACTTCAGCCGCAGCGTCATTTACGAGCAGGTCGAGATGGGGGTCGCAGTGCGCATGGCCTGCCTCGAGTTGATGGCGGGAAGCGGCGCTCAAGCCGCCGGGCGGAACATTTAG
- the ruvX gene encoding Holliday junction resolvase RuvX, translating to MAIVGIEDLHRALGSNRRLLGLDVGGKTVGLALSDGILMVATPLMTLRRSKFARDAATLQEIVAGHGVGGLVIGLPVSMDGTEGPRCQSVRQFARNLLALIDLPMAFWDERLSTAAVERMLIDEVDMSRRRRRQVVDKLAAAYILQGALDALAVQARRAASREPAP from the coding sequence ATGGCGATCGTCGGCATCGAGGACCTGCATCGCGCGCTCGGCAGCAATCGGCGTCTGCTCGGCCTCGACGTCGGCGGCAAGACGGTCGGATTGGCGCTGTCCGACGGCATCCTGATGGTGGCGACGCCGCTGATGACCTTGCGCCGCAGCAAGTTCGCTCGCGACGCAGCGACGCTGCAAGAGATCGTCGCCGGGCACGGCGTGGGCGGGCTGGTCATCGGCCTGCCGGTCAGCATGGACGGCACCGAAGGTCCCCGCTGCCAGTCGGTGCGCCAGTTCGCGCGTAATCTGCTTGCCCTTATCGACCTCCCGATGGCGTTCTGGGACGAGCGCCTCTCAACTGCCGCCGTCGAGCGGATGCTGATCGACGAGGTCGACATGAGCCGCCGCCGTCGCCGCCAGGTCGTCGACAAGCTTGCCGCCGCCTACATCCTGCAAGGGGCGCTCGACGCGCTTGCGGTTCAGGCGCGCCGCGCCGCGTCTCGGGAGCCGGCGCCGTGA
- a CDS encoding FAD-binding protein, with translation MPVARVDADLLRELDSIVGERLSTAAGVREQHGHDESFHQPHPPEVVVFPTMTAEVAAIVAACARHGAPVIPFGTGTAIEGQVAALEGGVCIDLMQMNRVVAVHAEDMDAVVEAGVTRKRLNEHLRDTGLFFPVDPGADASLGGMAATRASGTNAVRYGTMRDNVLALTAVMADGTVIHAGCRARKSSTGYDLARLLVGSEGTLGVITELTLRLHPVPEAIAAAVVSFPDIGSAVDAVVATIQSAVPVARIELLDEVQMDAVNRYSGLGCPVQPTLFLEFHGTRTSVAEQTAMVEAICGEHGGAEFQWATRTEERARLWQARHDAYYAGKALKPGFDAWTTDVCVPVSRLTECIVETKREVAESGLTAPLVGHVGDGNFHLVILTDPARPDQIETARRLHDRLVGRALEMAGTCSGEHGIGLGKLGFMAAEHGAALGVMRAVKRALDPQGIMNPGKLLPHGP, from the coding sequence ATGCCCGTTGCGCGGGTCGACGCGGACCTCCTTCGGGAGTTGGACAGCATCGTCGGCGAGCGCTTGTCGACGGCGGCCGGCGTGCGCGAGCAACACGGGCACGATGAATCGTTCCATCAACCGCACCCGCCGGAGGTCGTCGTGTTCCCGACGATGACGGCAGAAGTGGCCGCAATCGTGGCGGCTTGCGCCCGTCATGGTGCGCCGGTCATTCCGTTCGGGACCGGTACCGCCATCGAGGGGCAGGTCGCCGCGCTGGAAGGCGGCGTCTGCATCGACCTCATGCAGATGAACCGGGTCGTCGCCGTGCATGCCGAGGACATGGACGCCGTCGTCGAGGCCGGCGTCACCCGCAAGCGACTGAACGAGCACCTCCGCGACACAGGCCTGTTCTTCCCGGTCGATCCCGGCGCCGATGCCTCGCTCGGCGGCATGGCTGCGACCCGCGCCTCCGGCACCAATGCCGTCCGCTACGGCACCATGCGTGACAACGTGCTGGCGCTGACCGCGGTGATGGCCGACGGCACCGTCATTCACGCCGGCTGCCGGGCCCGCAAGTCGTCCACCGGCTACGACCTCGCCCGCCTCCTGGTCGGCTCCGAAGGCACCCTCGGCGTCATCACCGAGTTGACGCTCCGCCTGCACCCGGTGCCGGAAGCCATCGCTGCCGCCGTCGTGTCGTTCCCTGACATCGGCAGCGCGGTCGATGCGGTCGTGGCCACAATTCAGTCGGCGGTTCCCGTCGCCCGCATCGAGTTGCTGGACGAGGTGCAGATGGATGCGGTGAACCGCTACTCCGGCTTGGGCTGTCCTGTGCAACCGACCCTGTTCCTCGAGTTCCACGGCACCAGGACCTCCGTCGCGGAGCAGACCGCCATGGTCGAAGCGATCTGCGGCGAGCATGGCGGCGCCGAGTTTCAATGGGCGACGCGGACCGAAGAGCGAGCGCGCCTGTGGCAGGCTCGTCATGATGCGTATTACGCCGGCAAGGCGCTGAAGCCGGGGTTCGATGCCTGGACCACCGACGTCTGCGTACCGGTGTCGCGACTGACCGAATGCATCGTCGAAACCAAGCGGGAGGTCGCCGAGAGCGGCCTGACGGCGCCGTTGGTCGGCCATGTCGGCGACGGCAACTTCCATCTGGTCATTTTGACCGACCCCGCCCGACCGGATCAAATCGAGACCGCGAGGCGCCTGCATGATCGTCTGGTAGGACGCGCTCTCGAGATGGCGGGCACCTGCTCCGGCGAGCACGGCATTGGCCTCGGCAAGCTCGGCTTCATGGCGGCCGAACACGGCGCCGCGCTTGGCGTGATGCGGGCGGTGAAGCGCGCCCTTGATCCGCAAGGCATCATGAACCCCGGCAAGCTCCTACCGCACGGGCCGTGA
- a CDS encoding PLDc N-terminal domain-containing protein, with the protein MEMEFGGIFGLIILALDIWAIINVIGSAASTGVKILWVIVILLLPLIGLILWYFMGPKKSSAAV; encoded by the coding sequence ATAGAGATGGAATTCGGCGGGATTTTTGGCCTGATCATCCTGGCTCTGGACATCTGGGCCATCATCAACGTCATCGGCAGCGCTGCCTCGACCGGCGTTAAGATTCTCTGGGTCATCGTGATCCTGCTGCTGCCGCTCATCGGCCTCATCCTGTGGTACTTCATGGGCCCGAAAAAAAGCAGCGCCGCCGTTTAG
- the rpmJ gene encoding 50S ribosomal protein L36: MKVKNSVRSAKTRERNCRIVKRKGRIYVINKIHPRYKVRQG; this comes from the coding sequence ATGAAAGTCAAGAACTCGGTGAGATCGGCGAAGACGCGCGAACGCAACTGCCGCATCGTCAAGCGGAAGGGGCGCATTTACGTGATCAACAAGATCCACCCGCGCTACAAGGTCCGCCAGGGCTGA
- a CDS encoding FAD-binding protein, which yields MRMPAPDAAVIARRRRIASDLRAIVPGEGVIDDDDELRVYEADALTAYRQRPLATVLPESTAQVSQVLAYCNEQGVKIVPRGAGTGLSGGALPLADAITLGFGKFNRILDIDYDNRCVVVQPGVTNARISEAVAGRNFYYAPDPSSQIACTIGGNVAENAGGVHCLKYGLTTNNVLGVEFVMMDGAVTRIGGKHLDSSGYDLLGVITGSEGLLGVITEVTVRILQKPATARALLIGFPMVSAAGDCVARVIEAGIIPGGMELMDRVMIHAAEDFVHAGYPLDVEALLIVELDGPEVEVQHLIERVEAIARATGAAEIRVSQDEAERLRFWAGRKAAFGAAGRISPDYLCMDGTIPRHALSNVLERIAEMSRTYGLRCGNVFHAGDGNLHPLILYDANKPGDLDKAERFGADILRLCVEVGGVLTGEHGVGVEKRDLMGTMFTEDDLKQQQRLKCAFDPDHLLNPGKVFPTLHRCAELGRMHVHKGQLPFPDLPRF from the coding sequence ATGCGCATGCCTGCACCGGACGCCGCGGTCATCGCCCGCCGCCGCCGGATCGCTTCCGACCTGCGCGCCATCGTCCCCGGCGAAGGCGTCATCGACGATGACGACGAGCTCCGCGTCTACGAAGCCGACGCGCTGACCGCCTATCGCCAGCGGCCGCTCGCCACCGTCCTTCCCGAATCCACCGCTCAGGTCTCGCAAGTCCTCGCCTATTGCAATGAGCAGGGCGTGAAGATCGTGCCGCGCGGGGCCGGCACCGGCCTATCCGGCGGCGCGTTGCCTCTCGCTGACGCCATCACCCTCGGTTTCGGAAAGTTCAACCGGATTCTAGATATCGACTACGACAACCGCTGCGTGGTCGTGCAGCCGGGGGTGACCAATGCCCGCATCAGCGAGGCTGTCGCCGGGCGCAACTTCTACTATGCGCCGGACCCGTCGAGCCAGATCGCCTGCACCATCGGCGGCAACGTCGCCGAGAACGCGGGCGGCGTCCATTGCCTCAAGTACGGCCTCACCACCAACAACGTGCTGGGCGTCGAGTTCGTCATGATGGATGGCGCGGTGACCCGCATCGGCGGCAAACATTTGGACAGCTCGGGGTACGATCTGCTCGGGGTGATCACCGGCTCCGAGGGGTTGCTCGGGGTCATCACCGAGGTCACGGTCCGCATCCTGCAGAAGCCGGCGACGGCGCGGGCGCTTTTGATCGGGTTTCCGATGGTTTCCGCCGCCGGCGACTGCGTCGCCCGGGTCATCGAGGCCGGCATCATCCCCGGCGGCATGGAGTTGATGGACAGGGTGATGATCCACGCCGCCGAGGACTTCGTGCACGCCGGCTATCCGCTCGATGTGGAGGCGTTGCTGATCGTCGAACTGGACGGTCCCGAGGTGGAAGTGCAACACCTGATCGAGCGGGTCGAGGCGATCGCCCGCGCCACCGGCGCCGCGGAAATCCGGGTCAGCCAAGACGAGGCGGAGCGCCTGCGGTTCTGGGCCGGCCGCAAGGCCGCGTTCGGCGCCGCGGGGCGCATCTCGCCGGATTATCTCTGTATGGACGGGACTATCCCGCGTCATGCGTTGTCGAACGTTTTGGAACGGATCGCGGAGATGTCCCGCACCTACGGGCTCCGCTGCGGCAACGTGTTTCATGCCGGCGACGGCAACCTCCACCCCCTCATCCTCTATGACGCCAACAAGCCTGGGGATCTCGACAAGGCGGAGCGGTTCGGCGCCGACATCCTCCGGCTCTGCGTCGAGGTCGGCGGGGTTCTGACCGGCGAACACGGGGTCGGGGTCGAGAAGCGGGATCTGATGGGCACGATGTTCACCGAGGACGACCTCAAGCAGCAGCAGCGCTTGAAGTGCGCCTTCGATCCGGATCACCTGCTCAACCCCGGCAAGGTCTTTCCCACCCTCCACCGCTGCGCCGAACTCGGCCGCATGCACGTCCACAAAGGGCAACTGCCGTTTCCGGACCTGCCGCGGTTCTGA
- the glcE gene encoding glycolate oxidase subunit GlcE, whose translation MTEHLRPDTIEQTVQAVRWAVAERQALDVVGSGSKRGLGRPCSAAARLDTSALSGIVAYEPEELVLTARAGTSMAEIEAALGERRQQLLFEPPNLGPLLGADGGAGSNIGGTLGGVIACNLSGPRRNLSGAARDHLLGFHAVSGRGEVFKSGGRVVKNVTGFDLSKLIAGSYGTLAVMTEVTVRALPASEAVRTVLVVGCDDAAAVRAMTTALQSPYDVSGAAHLPADVAIRSGVGAIASAGEAVTCIRIEGPGPSVAFRADAVAKVLAPCGRIADLGETESRALWREIRDVGALVTDGDRQAWRISVPPSEGARVAAALRFNGEAQVLFDWGGGLLWLSLPASDDAHHERVRAAIAGTGGHATLIRAASGVRERVPAFQPQPAPIAALTQRIKEAFDPHRVLNPGRMVEGV comes from the coding sequence ATGACCGAGCACCTCAGGCCGGACACGATCGAGCAGACCGTGCAGGCGGTGCGCTGGGCGGTCGCCGAACGCCAGGCGCTGGACGTGGTCGGCTCGGGGAGCAAGAGAGGCCTCGGCCGCCCCTGCAGCGCCGCGGCGCGCCTCGACACGTCCGCTCTCTCCGGCATCGTCGCCTACGAGCCGGAAGAGCTGGTATTGACCGCCCGCGCCGGCACGTCGATGGCGGAGATCGAGGCGGCATTAGGCGAACGCAGGCAGCAACTGCTGTTCGAGCCTCCGAACCTGGGGCCGTTGCTGGGCGCCGACGGCGGCGCCGGCAGCAACATCGGCGGCACCCTCGGGGGCGTTATCGCCTGCAATCTCTCCGGTCCGCGGCGCAATCTGAGCGGCGCGGCGCGCGACCACCTGCTAGGCTTCCACGCGGTCAGCGGCCGGGGCGAGGTGTTCAAGTCCGGCGGGCGAGTGGTGAAGAACGTCACCGGCTTCGACCTCTCCAAGCTGATTGCCGGCTCCTATGGCACCCTTGCGGTCATGACGGAAGTCACGGTGCGCGCCCTGCCGGCGAGCGAGGCGGTGAGGACGGTACTGGTCGTCGGCTGCGATGACGCGGCCGCCGTCCGCGCCATGACAACGGCCTTGCAGAGCCCGTATGACGTGTCCGGCGCCGCGCACCTGCCGGCCGACGTCGCCATCCGCTCGGGAGTCGGCGCCATCGCCTCTGCGGGCGAGGCGGTGACGTGCATCCGCATCGAGGGGCCCGGCCCGTCGGTCGCGTTCCGCGCCGACGCTGTCGCCAAGGTACTGGCGCCGTGCGGCCGCATCGCCGACCTCGGGGAGACCGAGTCGCGGGCATTGTGGCGGGAGATCCGCGACGTGGGGGCGTTGGTGACCGATGGCGACCGCCAGGCATGGCGGATTTCCGTGCCGCCGTCGGAAGGTGCCCGCGTCGCCGCGGCGCTCCGCTTCAACGGCGAGGCCCAAGTCCTTTTCGACTGGGGCGGCGGCCTTCTGTGGCTGTCGCTGCCGGCGAGCGACGACGCCCACCACGAGCGGGTGCGGGCCGCGATCGCTGGGACCGGCGGCCATGCGACGCTCATCCGCGCCGCATCCGGTGTGCGGGAGCGGGTGCCGGCGTTCCAGCCGCAGCCGGCGCCGATCGCGGCGCTCACACAGCGCATCAAGGAGGCGTTCGATCCCCATCGGGTGCTGAACCCGGGACGCATGGTCGAGGGGGTGTAG
- the glcF gene encoding glycolate oxidase subunit GlcF, which translates to MQTNFTEARLADPEIREANDILRTCVHCGFCLATCPTYLLLGDELDSPRGRIYLAKTMLEENKPATPQVVKHLDRCLTCLSCMTTCPSGVDYAHLVDRARVHIEKTYVRPRPERLLRRLLATIVPDPRLFRLSLMGGRLGRPFARLLPGRLKGMAAMAPDRLRQASPVDAPQVFPAEGPRRKRVALHPGCAQQVLRPEINEATVRLLTRHGCEVVVAEGTGCCGAVVHHMGDEDQSQAAARANVAAWMREMDGDGLDAVVFTASGCGVSLKDYGHLLRNDAEWVEPAARLTAIMRDVSELMVELKLQPATIATGQTVAYHTACSMQHGLRLGPQSKQLLADAGFSVREPAESHICCGSAGTYSILQPDLADQLKARKLVHLEATEPDIIAAGNIGCMTHLAGGTSRPIVHTVELLDWATGGPRPAMLSS; encoded by the coding sequence ATGCAGACCAACTTCACCGAAGCCCGCCTCGCCGACCCGGAAATCCGGGAAGCCAACGACATCCTGCGCACCTGCGTGCACTGCGGCTTCTGTCTCGCCACCTGCCCGACTTACCTTCTGCTGGGCGATGAACTGGACAGCCCGCGGGGGCGCATCTACCTCGCCAAGACCATGCTCGAGGAGAACAAGCCGGCGACGCCGCAGGTCGTCAAGCACCTGGACCGCTGCCTCACTTGCCTTTCGTGCATGACCACGTGCCCGTCCGGGGTCGACTACGCCCATCTCGTCGACCGGGCGCGGGTGCACATCGAGAAGACCTACGTGCGGCCGCGGCCGGAACGTCTGCTCCGCCGTCTGCTCGCCACCATCGTCCCCGACCCGCGCCTGTTCCGGCTGTCGCTAATGGGAGGCCGGCTCGGTCGGCCGTTCGCCCGCCTGCTGCCGGGGCGCCTGAAAGGCATGGCGGCGATGGCGCCGGATCGCCTCCGGCAGGCGTCACCGGTGGATGCGCCTCAGGTGTTTCCGGCCGAGGGGCCGCGCCGCAAGCGGGTGGCGCTGCATCCGGGGTGCGCGCAACAGGTGCTGCGCCCGGAGATCAACGAAGCGACGGTGCGCCTCCTGACCCGCCACGGCTGCGAGGTCGTGGTCGCCGAGGGCACCGGCTGCTGCGGCGCCGTGGTCCACCACATGGGCGACGAGGATCAATCGCAGGCGGCCGCCCGTGCCAACGTTGCCGCCTGGATGCGGGAGATGGACGGCGACGGGCTCGACGCGGTGGTGTTCACCGCATCCGGCTGCGGCGTTTCGCTCAAGGACTATGGGCATCTGCTCCGCAACGACGCCGAATGGGTCGAGCCGGCGGCGCGCCTGACGGCAATCATGCGCGACGTCTCGGAGTTGATGGTCGAACTCAAGCTCCAACCCGCAACCATCGCCACCGGCCAGACCGTGGCATACCATACGGCCTGCTCGATGCAGCACGGGCTCCGCCTGGGACCGCAGTCGAAGCAGTTGCTGGCCGACGCGGGCTTCAGCGTGCGTGAACCGGCGGAATCCCACATCTGCTGCGGGTCTGCGGGGACGTACAGCATCCTGCAGCCGGATCTCGCCGATCAACTGAAGGCAAGGAAGCTCGTCCATCTTGAGGCGACCGAGCCCGACATCATCGCCGCCGGCAACATCGGCTGCATGACGCACCTGGCCGGCGGCACCTCGCGGCCGATCGTCCACACGGTGGAGTTGTTGGATTGGGCGACCGGCGGACCGAGGCCCGCCATGCTGTCGTCATGA
- the gatC gene encoding Asp-tRNA(Asn)/Glu-tRNA(Gln) amidotransferase subunit GatC, with protein sequence MSLDRAAVRNIATLARLRVAEDELDHLAGELSHIIGWVEQLAEVDTDGVPPMTSVAAMTVLQRRDVVTDGGDAESVLANAPDRVDAFYAVPKVVE encoded by the coding sequence GTGTCGTTGGACCGGGCCGCCGTTCGTAACATCGCCACCCTCGCGCGCCTCAGGGTGGCCGAGGACGAGCTCGATCACCTCGCCGGCGAGCTCTCCCACATCATCGGCTGGGTCGAGCAGTTGGCCGAGGTGGACACCGACGGCGTTCCGCCGATGACCAGCGTCGCCGCGATGACGGTGCTGCAGCGCCGCGACGTGGTCACCGACGGCGGCGATGCCGAGTCCGTGCTCGCCAATGCGCCGGATCGGGTCGACGCGTTCTACGCGGTGCCGAAAGTCGTCGAATGA
- a CDS encoding AEC family transporter, which translates to MIAVLASLAPIFIVILLGWWFRRWQFVPDGFWMSAERITFYLFFPALLITNIAKADLAGLQVIPMLSGSIIAITIVVAAAYLLWRPLGIDGPAFTSLVQSAVRPNVYVALAAAVALYGETGLTLVSLCLAVIVPFVNAIAVVVLIRYASPAGKPLRWRQMIAPVLQNPLILACFAGLALNGLGVGLPPIIGPTLEILGRASLPIALLAVGAGLDFGAARAAGRVVGVACILKLVVLPLLTIGACTALGSDRIATAVAVLYASVPISVSAYVMARQMGGDANIMAGTITASTIAAMVTMPAVLMLV; encoded by the coding sequence GTGATCGCGGTGCTGGCGTCGCTGGCGCCGATCTTCATCGTCATTCTGTTGGGCTGGTGGTTTCGTCGCTGGCAGTTCGTGCCGGACGGCTTCTGGATGTCGGCGGAGCGGATCACGTTCTATCTGTTCTTTCCGGCGCTGCTGATCACCAACATCGCCAAGGCGGATCTGGCGGGGCTCCAGGTGATCCCGATGCTGAGCGGTTCCATCATCGCGATCACCATCGTCGTCGCGGCGGCATACCTCCTGTGGCGGCCGCTCGGGATCGACGGGCCGGCTTTCACGTCGTTGGTTCAAAGCGCCGTCCGCCCCAACGTCTACGTCGCGTTGGCGGCGGCAGTGGCGCTCTACGGCGAGACGGGGCTGACCCTCGTCAGCCTGTGCCTGGCGGTCATCGTCCCGTTCGTCAACGCCATCGCCGTCGTCGTCCTGATTCGCTACGCCTCGCCGGCCGGCAAGCCGCTGCGCTGGCGCCAGATGATCGCGCCGGTGCTTCAGAACCCGCTGATCCTCGCCTGTTTCGCCGGCCTGGCGCTGAACGGGTTGGGGGTCGGTCTGCCGCCGATCATCGGGCCGACGCTGGAGATTCTCGGCCGGGCGTCGTTGCCGATCGCGCTGCTGGCGGTCGGCGCCGGACTCGACTTCGGCGCCGCCCGCGCGGCGGGGCGGGTGGTCGGCGTCGCGTGTATCTTGAAGCTGGTGGTGCTGCCGCTGTTGACCATCGGGGCGTGCACGGCATTGGGAAGCGACCGCATCGCCACCGCCGTTGCGGTGCTCTACGCCTCGGTGCCGATCTCCGTCTCGGCGTACGTGATGGCGCGACAGATGGGCGGCGACGCCAACATCATGGCCGGCACCATCACCGCCTCCACGATCGCGGCCATGGTGACGATGCCGGCCGTGCTGATGCTCGTTTAA